The nucleotide window tcaaaatcaaaatcaaaaaatcatttatttcaagtaggctcagtttacaagcacttttgacacgtcagttgactatttgtaaagattctaccaccggttcggaaggcaggttctgctgagaagataccggcaagaaactcaacagttgctcttttgaaaaagtcatacagtattataatttacaattaataacaattactgtttacatttcttatagttttactttctgtgtgaaggtggaagctgatccaacggcctccaagcatctttatcattaaggaactcatcaatgttgtagtaccctcgactaagtaaatgttttttaacacattgcttaaagctatgcattggcaggtccatcacagtcttggggatcttattatagaagagtacacccaaacctacaaaagatttttttactctttggagacgatatgcagaaataactaacttatgcccgtgtctagtaagacgtgggtttaaatctccttttcgtttgcacaaattaatattttgtcttacatatactatactgttatatatatattgacaggctactgttagtatacctatttctttaaacttttgacgaagggactcgcgtgattttaattgatatattgctcgaattgctcttttttgaagtacaaatatagattgtatatcggcagccttgccccacaataaaataccgtaagacaacAGCAAatcaataatgatttttaaattcaattagaaatcatttaataaaaacaaaaacacattttatttcaaaagctTCTTCAGAGTTAGAAAATGTTGTATGACAATAAAAATCACGCATAGCATGATTGATTTAAGTAAAAacctacataaattatttttataaaaaaatctggtattattttttatatcccatctttttattttctaaatttctaAAACGCTAaagacgttcagttttaactgagCAGTTTTAAGTGTACTGTCGAATTGTTCAGTTAAATCGcccatattatgtattttaaccatatagtttttctaatgattttgattgcaatttcgattagataaaactgtacactTAAAACTGTGCAGTTAATACTGAACGTCTGTAGCCCGggttaaggtccgtttatatctatttttatatttagcatGCCAGGCAcatgccgtggcagacaaaataatattcttctatacagtgtttattaacttatttatatatatcgtaacgcggccgcgcagacgttgacagacaagggccgcgcccggccagtattcgcggaaagaatattttgtctgtgcggttcatgtctgtagagtccttttcatgaatctgaaataaaattgacagcgcttTACGAATATGACAATTAgtccgccattaccaaatgacaatgaacctcattaagacattagcgccgcgtcttggggacttctttcatgaaaaggactttacgtgTCTCTATCTACCTGCTGGTCAGTGTGAATAGATAGTGTCTGTAGGTGTCTGTCACGCTACTTGTCAGTGACGCACTGTGTGTCTGTAGAAATAAACGGACCTTTATGCGTCTcgaattttaattgtattttaatttaagttattcTCTTGATTAcaacattattattaacgttaatattttattacattttcgtagtttaattattaattatatcacTTTTTAGACAGTAGTTTCCATTTTAACTTGAAAACTTCGCACATTTTTTAAAGAGTTTGTGAgtcgaaaattttaaatattaaacccttttttaaattatgacacACTTACCATGATTACTCAATTAAAAAAGTCTTGAATGCATGCCcgtttttaaattgatgatgatgaatgatacaTGCGTATGAGTTCCTGAAAAATAACAACGGATTTTAACACACAAATTGGCAGTGAAATTAATCTTTCTTCTCATCCTTACCTCTGGCTTATCCTCGTAAGGCAGTGCGTGTTGAATTTAGTAAAATTTCCgcaatttattttagaaacatgTAATTACGAAATCGTCACATCACGGCGTGGGAAGGATCTGATACTGCTTGACGGTTTTACATTCTCCCAGTATACGCAGAGGCTGTGGATCTGTACCAAGTACCCTAGGTGTAAGACTAAAATCGTGCGCTATCCGAATGGCTATTTGTCACAACTATCTCAAGACCACAGTCACTTTGCTGGCCCGATGCTTAAAACCGATGGAAGACTTGTGACTAAATGGCAGTAGGTATTAATTTAGTTCAAATTAGTAATACAGGGtggattaaaattaaatacaaggTGTAATTTTTcgagtacctactataaatattgtaaaaatcttTCACTAACTTCcactgtttattattattaaaaccaactgatttttaaccgacattGTAATAAAGGAGTTGAGATTCTCAATTTGACACGTATTTTTCTTAATGATTGTTACCTCATACCTCCGTTATTTATTTaccgattaaaaaatattaggaaGCACAATTCTATATAAAGAACGACATTAAGAAGTCTCGGAGAGGCAAGGATCTTCTCTTAGTTGATGGTTTCACATATGCCAAAAAAACATCTACCACTGGACCTGTTCCAGTTCCCATTACCCTGCATGTAAGGAGTAGCTCAAATTGAACAAACAAGCCCAAATACGTCAACACAATAGCACACACAATCATCAGGCGAAGAGAATAATTCGCACAAGTGCCGGGAAGTATCACATAATGTAAATTACCCTGCACGTAATGCGCAGCTTAAATTGAACAAACAAGCCCAAATACTTCAACACTATAACACACACAATCATCAGGCGAAGAGAATAATTCGCACAAGTGCCAGGAAGTATCACAGAATGTAAATTACCCTGCATATAAGTCGCAGCTTAAACTGAACATACAAGTCCAAATACGTCAACACAATAACACACACAATCATCAGGCGAAGAAAATAATTCGCACAAGTGCCGGGAAGTATCACAGAATGTAAATTACCCTGCATATAAGTCGCAGCTTAAACTGAACATACAAGCCCAAATACGTCAACACAATAACACACACAATCATCAGGCGAAGAAAATAATTCGCACAAGTGCCGGGAAGTATCTCAGAATATAAACTTCCCTGCATGTAAGTCGCAGCCTGAACTGAACAAACAAGCCCAAATACGTCAACACACACAATCATCAGGCGAAGAGAATATTTCGCACAAGTGCCGGGAAGTATCTTAAAATATGAACTgaatttgaaactttttttCAGATTGGATTATTCGAAAATGAAGTAtacgaaaataaattacatttttaaaaagaagcttttatttaagtctttattgttgtatttaattattctattttagtATTTGCCGAGATAAATGAGCTTAAACTTTATCGTTTTGTCTTCACCTATTCGTATGCCATCTTCCGACTCTATCATCAAACCAGCTTCATGGTACTATGTTATTGCATTGTCACCGAAGAAACGCATGAAATTTGATTGGTCGCGAACTTCAGACAGTGGTTCTATTTTCGCTTTCATGGCTTGACCAActcatatttaaaatagaaatttaacaaatgcttaaaaaaagttataaaaaatcctCGGTTTACgtacataattacatacattACTCTAAAGCTTCCCAACTTTCTCAATGAGGGTAGGTCGATGTAGAAGTTTACATGAGTATTGGATTTTGCTAATTGTATACTAATTTGAGATTTTAAAGTTTCGCATTGTatgtataaaaatctttatactTCCAGAACTAATCCAGTATGATATTGTAAAGTCCCAAAGAGGCAAGGATCTTCTATTAGTCGAAGGCTTCACATACTCCAAAGGCGGCATATACCGTTGGAACTGTTCAACCCATTACCCCACATGTAAAGCGCAGCTTAGATTGAACAAAGAAGGGCTGATAGATATATACAATAACGCTCACAATCATCTCCCGAAGAAAATAATCCGTACAAGTGGAGGGGAGTATTTTAGAATATAGGTTCAAAGCAAGTATGTCCAAGCGAATGAAGATATTCGGATTTGTTCCCAGTTAGGCTACATTCACACGGCATTTGAAGAAACGTGCAATACGGCACTGTCTTGCACATTTCTTACTGTGTGCGTCATAATGAATAAATAGTggcatgaataaataataataaaatagtggCATAGGCTAGTGGGGATTatcttgacacctggctcgaattaTGTCATGTTAATGCGTTGTACGTAGAAGCGTTAATatgtaatgcaaaaaaaaaacgtacaacGTTTCAACGTTGactttgttttgattttgaataaattgaaattgttgTATAAGTTGCTTTAATTCTGATTCGGCTGAAGTAAAATTATTCGCAAAATCATCGGTTTTACTTACTCTCCAAAACATGACGACACAACTTTGTTTTGGAGAATGAGTGGTGTACTGGAGAGTGGACAGACACACTGACTTACGCACCTACATCGACATTTTTGGTGCAGGATATTAAGAATATGGCTTAGAGGGACTACAAACCTTCAGTTtttactgtacagttttatctagtCATAATTTCTACTGTACTGTGATTTCAGATAAAACTGTGCAGTTAGCTAAGAATTGCCTGGAAGTAGATCTGTCCATCGTATTCAACCAAGGGTTTGACTAAGTAAATGCATTAGATATATCTATCTACTTGATTACTACCTACCAGGTAATTGATAAATGTAAAGGTACAGAATAGTTTAACGCGGTCTACAAGTGATAAAATTTAGCAAAGAGTATGATGTACAATTGTATAtagcataattattatatatgtcGCTTTTGCGCCCCTATAATTAGTCATGCCGTCCCTTTTCGACTCTGTTTGAGTTGGTGTATCTGTAAATACTGAATATTCAGTGAAGTAGACtgactccgcgccacaaaacaattcccgtagacgcggcgctaatgtcttaatggcgctcattgtcatttggtaatggctgTCTTAAtgacatttgtgtaaggcgctgtcaattttagttagGTTTTAgtcgcgggacttctttcgtggcgcggaatCTACGTAACACATCTTTAGGAAAAAATCTCAACAACAAAATAAGGAACTTTATTGAAAAAGTGAAAAAGTCTTACCATTTGATTTAGTTAATAACTGTGAAGAATTGTGGAAGGGAAGGTATTTTCAGTGATTgtcaaaatgttgtttttttcaGTATTACGCTATGATGTCGTGAAATCTCAAAGGGGTAAAGATTTGCTTCTTGTGGAAGGATTTACATACGCGCGAGGTGGAGGATACCGTTGGATATGTTCCACGCATCACCCGTCTTGCAAGGCCAAGTTGAAACTAAATAAAGAGGGTATTATTGAGCTATATTACAATAATCATAATCACCAATCGAAAAAAATCTTTCGGACTCAAACTGGAGAGTACTTCCGTATTTGAGATcggattttgatgtttttttagtattaaattcGAAAAGGAGTTTAAAACAATTAAGTAACTGAATGCcttattagaaattaaatttggataatgtactttatttatgtaatttttgcttaaaaatatattttataatatttaataatagtttattaattttcgttAGTTTCTTCCCCCTTTTACTTAGATCTTTCCTTAACaactttctttattatttattaagaagaataacttttttgtgtattgtaaattaaaaattgaagaattattttaaatgtttaaaagataACGCTATATTATATAGACAAACTTAACTCTTTATCTCATGGCGCACATGGGTCGCAGCAAGACGTGCTGAGATTTGATGGGAATAAAATGATATGTAGTTTTTATATTCACTCATAGATTACGAAATAATGCCGCCGCAACGTGGCAAATCCCTGATACTGGTGGGAGAGTATACCTTCGCTAAGACAATCACTCCGAAAGTGTGGAGTTGCTCCACGAGGCTACCAGATTGTAAGGCCAAGCTAAAGCTAAGCGACGATGGCGTTATCACGGAGATATATAACATTCACACGCATCCAGCGAGGAAATTTATCAGGACAAAGGAGGGgacatatctatctatatttatattaaaaaataaagtttaaaaactataaacctAAACTATAACTATAACGTTTAAAATGATCTAAGAAGGACGAAACAGGAAAATAATTtcgagaaatgcataggtacaaaagCGGCcaaggtagagccgtggtcgcactCACTAAACCTACCTATGTTTAATGGAGGTGTTCCTGGCAATATCACAGAAAGCATAATCTGCCATGACCATTTTTGTACCTGTGCATTTCTCGATttctatctaaattattttttagactgccaaaatcatcaCCCTGCCCGACTACAGCGAAGCCTAGGCCTCCCCGTAGTTTGAAAAgtgtttgaaagtttacatggaGTTTCACGCGAAAGAAGTCGCGGACGTTCGCTAGTGTACGAATATAAGTGCAGTTTAGCAAATAAATCATCGCTTATGCAGGACAGACCTGCAGTCGAACTGTTCATTTAAAGTCGTCCGTGTGTAGGCAAAACTGAGAACTCTACAGTTTTTAATGTACAGTTTTTCTATTGATATTTATcgaaattttgattaataaaactgtacagttaaactgAAGGTTTGTAGCCCGTATTATACAACTTGACAAAGAAAATCTTTGAAGCATTCCTTTGTAGCCTTTACCTATTGTTTGAATGATTTCATAATATgttgttgatattatttttctttagcaTGTTCGAAATGCTTTTATGTCAGCctttgacgatcaagtaagctcacgtGCCTGctgcgctaacggcttgacaaccGATTAAACTGTACATGTGCGTGTCATCATACCGATCGCGACCAAcctacgatcagttttatcggctgtcaagcgcTGCAGGCATCTGAGCTTACTTGaacgtcagtggctgacattactcaagtttttgtttacttaaatgctttataaattaaaagtatgtattatgtgtcatgtatttttttttaatttgaataaagagTTAATTTGTTTGGTATCTATAGTAGTGTATAAACTCTTACGAACCTGAGATTAACGAGCACAGAGAAGCTCATTATAAGAATTCCTAGTTAGGCTTGTGCTAGACTAAAATCATACCTGATGGTATACATCTGCAGTGGTAAGCTCTAAGTAGGATTGCTCTTTCTTAGAAGATAATTGATTAaaattcgacggcctccgtggcgcagtggtatgcgcggtggatatccaagacggaggtcctgggttcgatccccggctgggcagattgagattttcttaatttgtccaggtctggctggtgggaggcttcggccgtggctagttaccaccctaccggctaagacgtaccgccaagcgatttagcgttccggtacgatgccgtgtagaaaccaaaaggggtgtggattttcatcctcctcctccaagttagcccgcttccatcttagactgcatcatcacttaccatcaggtgagattgtagtcaagggctaacttgtaaagaataaaaaaaaaaaaaaaattgactatTCACTCTGATTTACGATGACCCGCAGTTCTGTGGTAAAAAGATCAGGAACTCTACAATCTTGTCCTAATTTAACCTAGATTATACCGTTAATACCGTGCGCACTCTTTGAGTGCGTATGCTAGACCAATATAGGTATAAATCTTGTCCATGTTGagctttattaaatgtttttgaattcagtcaCAGATTATCAAATAGTGACGTCGCAACGTGGCAGGTCTCTAATACTGGTGGGAGGCTATACTTTCACTAAGAGAACTGGACGACCGAAGCTATGGAATTGCTCTACGAAGATTCTAGACTGCAGAGCCAGGCTGAAGCTGGATGACAACGGTGTGATTGAGGAAATATATAACACTCACACGCATCCAGCCAGGGATTTTTTCATGACGAAGGAGGGAAAATATGTACGAATATAAATGCAACGTATGTGGCCTTAAAAAGATGTCGATGTTCCCTACGTTCGAAAGGATATGTCgtaaatgattttcttttattgcatttatgtttttaaattgtcCATACTTTCATGGTCATTTAAGATTATTTCAAAATGTCACTATTATGAATACATATTACATGTTATACTTCACAAGATGTAACTCATACAAGTGAACAagtatttataatgttaaagaaTTGGTGTGCTAAATGCGAATACATATATTCACAGaaaatataaacacttgaaaTTGCAAAGAAGGCGGGAcaccttaaattttttttttcaagaatatttgtatttcattagtCTTGCATCATATAATAAAGCTTAACATGCGTTATGGTTGACCTATGTCAAACTGAAGTGAAGTTACCATTTAGTCAAGAGCTCTAATGAACCTATAattactgttattattattacaataatatgtgTATTTGTGTGTGCTGTGCAATTTGTAAAACGACCcagtatttattttcattcataacGTTTTTCATTCTGTGTATACTGACTAGGTAAACTGATGACATGCAGGAGATTGCCGACGGAAGTGACCCTTGCTACAggcctgcagttttaactgtacagttttaattGAACAGTAGAACTGTTCAGTTGAATCTTTCGCGTGTAGTTCCGTCAATTTTAACTATGCAGTTTTTTGTAATGGTTTTGATTGAAATTACGATTGGCTAAAACTGCACAGTGAAAACTAAAGGTCTGTAGCACCTCTAAGATTTAAAACTATCTTAGAGGTTCTACAGACATTTGTGACCGCTGAAATTAGGTAAGTTTATTTGACGAACACAAGTCCGTTACTACTGTTGacagaaataaataacttttggtGTCAGAATGGACCTTGCGGGGTGCCGTACTTACTATGTTataactacttactactttttgATATAGTTATTAAATTATCCTTATTTCATAtaagtataactttttttttagtcaATTATGGTCAATCGTGGAGCAAATACCTTAAACGAAGTATATGAAGACATGTTCTATGCTcatgtttattattatgtatattaactTATTATTCTGCTTGTTTgatcaaacaataattttatattatttatttaaaggatTGAATGCAGATAAATATAATTCTATGGGTTTAAACGATCAATCTTTGGGAGTTGTCAGCGCTATAGATGAAATCACCAATGAAATTCCACAGTCAATACATACAAATTCAGTTATTGTTAAAGAAACTAATAGTGAAGATAATTTGGCAGTACAATTATCACGAGCGGATTCATTTGCTTCAACATCGCCAACGTCACCAAAGACTCTTGAAGGGTTTAAACATGGTCGTAACTCTTTTAGTACTGATACGTCATCTGATACAACCTTAAAATCAAGCCTTGCAGGACCCAGTAAAATGTCTGATTCATCAAAATTGCACAAAAAAAGGAACAGAAGTATTAACAAATCTAACTGGCtagatgtaaaaagaaaatcactTGTTAATTTAGGTGAAGCTCATATATCTCGTTCCGGAAAACAACAAATGGGAAAAAAAATTAGGGGTCCGTGTAAATCAAAATGTCGTTTGAAATGTTATGAGAAGTTTAGTATGGTAACTCgtcaagaaatatttaaaacattttggaaTCTGGGTGATCATTCTGATCAGTGGTCTTTTATTGCGTCACACATGAAGCAAATATGGAAAAAGCAATGGTCCGAGGAATCCAAAAAGCTAAATGTGTATAAGTTTTTCTTGCCAGTTTTCTCTGACGATGGCAATGAACAGGTTATGGTGTGTAAAACCATGTTTAAAAACACACTTTCCGTTAGCAACACTTTTATACAATCTGCTATGGAGAAGTATGATACTGAAATGGGTGTCTGTACTAAAGATATGAGAGGCTGTCACAAAAATCATCCGATTGTTAAAAATTCTGCAATGAAAGATACCGTAATCCAACACGTGAAAAGTTTTGCATCAAAGGAAAGTCCTTCTACACACAAAGACTCTAATAAACTGTATTTAGACAGCGAtatgacttttaaaaaaatgtacgacCAGTATGTTTTAAGATGTAAAGAGCTGAATTTAACGGATAATATAGCTAATTTAAGGCAATACAAAGATATAGTtgataaagaattaaatgttgtTTTTCATGTACCAGAATAAGAGGACTTGAGTTCCGTAATGAAAAACATCACTTCACCTTAATCATGTCACACATTGATATCAAGAATCTTACTAGGTTAAAAACGTAAATATAATTGAGTCTCAATCAAAATCTTTTGAAATTTGCACATCTatgtaatttcaaaaaaataaattacactcAACACGATGAAATTAGTGTTTCACTAAAGACACATTTAATTTGTTCTGGTTTTTTTTTCGtgaaaaccaaataaaaaacaatatatagaaaataacataaatataaggCATTTGTAGAGCAAAACGAACAAAATGCTCTTCAGAACCTCACTTATTGTCTTGTCGTTTTGAACGTCCAAATTATTTGCCTCCACCTTATTAATCATAGATGGGTATGTTGTGGTAGAAACACGAGGCCAGTAAAGTGATGTATAATGTTGAAGTTGTCGTACGTAAATCCATTGCATTCAAAATGCCATGATTGAACCACACCTTGGTGCGCTTCACTTGTTGCATTTAGGTCTTTATAGAGTATTCTGATGCCTGCTCTTTACGTTGGCTAATACGTTGGCCATTACGTTGGCCAATATATTAGCCAAATATGTTGCCTAACACCTTGGCCGATAAGTACCTTGACCAATGTGTTGGCTATCATGTGTTCGAgaatctcgcgagattgtgaattGTCAATagattgtgaaccgcaacatacTGTTTACAATTGAACGTGTTTATAttcggtatattttttttaattttttatttgtacgttcacaaataaaaaaatgcttaaacTAACCATAGGTTTCTGAAGCACTCTAGTTCCGGTACTTAGGAGTGTGTATGGAGTTCACAATCTATTACAaactcgcgagatagattattaACTAacggtatttataattttacgctGACATATACAAAGATATTTCCACCAGCGTACCGTCGGGATAGTATCGCTTTGTTGGCCACAGAGTTTGCATAATTTAATAGCGAGAATATTGCTGTGATTCCTTGGATGGTCGCCTTTACGATGGtttattataatgatgaatttatttacAGTAATAGACAACCGGATTCTGCATTTTGAACGCGGGAAGCCAATGCTGTTCGCTGGGGGTTACACCTTCGTCAAGCTTACGCAAAGTTTATGGGTGTGCTCGAAAACCGTTCAGTGTAAAGCTACCTTAAGGCTGAACCGCAAAGGCGTTATAACTGACATCTACATTGGACACACTCATCCACCCagaacatttataaaaactaaacgCGGTTTGATCTCAATCAGTATTAAGTAGGTTTgttaagtcagccactgacgatccaaTAAGCTTACATGCCTGCAAGCTGGTTGGTCGTGTCATCATGCACATCACGACCAACACATGATCAATTTTATCGGACGttaagccgttagcgctgcaggcatgtgggcttatagtattaaaaaatagaagttttttgttgtatatttttatttatttacttttaatttaaattaaattgaccgTTTGAtctcaaataatattaagtagtgtAGTTGCTTTTTTCTTGTTGtatctgtatattttttattaactttgttacAATTTCTTcttcaattttaattagttttattgttgatctaaattattattactttacttaggtttcttacaaaatatatgtttttgttgtaattgttatgtttttcatttcaatgttcttctttaattttattttttaataattcaatcACATTTCAATCTGATTAAAAACGTGACTGTATGTAGATACAGTTTtcttttactttaattaaaaaaaaatttatccaCATTTGTAAGTAAACTCTGTTATACATAAATTatcatagataaataaattaaaagataaatgtGTGTAGGTCATTTACGTGCATACACGAATTATATATGGTCAAAGTTAAAGAGGTGAATATTCTGCTACGAATATATGTGTAAATACAGTTTACCTCTAAGTTACGCACTTATTTTTAGAAACATAATTTTGCTTGAttgtcaaatttaaaatatgccTATATCATTTCGGGAACAGTTCTTAAAGTATGTTTCGTAATTCATAGAAATTAAActagaataaaaatatcttaattacataaatataacattagAATAACtttaacaacaaattaatttaagtatctaataatgaataattttatgaaatggaCTAATAGAAGTACGCGACGGCGTGGAAGTCCTCTAGATATTAGTCTTTAATAAATGGTGTTATTTGTTTTTGGGTATAAAGCATTAATTTAGAGGAAGTAAAAGTATCTGCGGTTTCATTAACTGTAACTATaccatcatctcctttccctagTCCCACTAAaatggggtcggcaaaatatggCAATCTTCTCCATTCAtgtctattactcgtcaacacATCATTcactccctttacacacatgtcctctttcacacactccaaccatctcatctttggccttcctctcctcttgtgttcttccacttgcaaattcagcaatttttttggtatatgactttcatccctccgcaatacatgtccataccaagctaatctttactcctcaatttttctgtcactggcgccactttcagacaacctcttatatactcattccttattttatccattcttgtcacaccagacatccatctcaacataaaTGCGTATGTTGCGATGGATGTCTGGTTCACATGCATTcttttactatccgtcccttttaCCGTCTAACATaatgatccatacagcacgaccaattaattttcaatttaattttaggtGTCAGTATTCTTTCTTTAGAAATACcaagaaagaaaacaaaagtTAAGAGAAAAATGTCAAATAAGACGATAAACCTAGATAGTAGAGCTTATAAAAGACATCGTGAACTAGCCAACGCGAGGAAGcgtaagtttttaaataagatGACACCTGAGCAGAAAGAACTAAAAAGACTGAAAGATAGGGAATACTACCAAAGAAAAAAaggtgaaatgaaaattaaggTCATAAGTGAAATGTCAGAAAGAGAAAAGATAACGCAGAGAATAATGTGGAGGAAGTCTTCTCAAAAATACAGactaaaaaaagat belongs to Bicyclus anynana chromosome 10, ilBicAnyn1.1, whole genome shotgun sequence and includes:
- the LOC112050219 gene encoding uncharacterized protein LOC112050219 codes for the protein MGLNDQSLGVVSAIDEITNEIPQSIHTNSVIVKETNSEDNLAVQLSRADSFASTSPTSPKTLEGFKHGRNSFSTDTSSDTTLKSSLAGPSKMSDSSKLHKKRNRSINKSNWLDVKRKSLVNLGEAHISRSGKQQMGKKIRGPCKSKCRLKCYEKFSMVTRQEIFKTFWNLGDHSDQWSFIASHMKQIWKKQWSEESKKLNVYKFFLPVFSDDGNEQVMVCKTMFKNTLSVSNTFIQSAMEKYDTEMGVCTKDMRGCHKNHPIVKNSAMKDTVIQHVKSFASKESPSTHKDSNKLYLDSDMTFKKMYDQYVLRCKELNLTDNIANLRQYKDIVDKELNVVFHVPE